In a genomic window of Dyadobacter fermentans DSM 18053:
- a CDS encoding PepSY-associated TM helix domain-containing protein, protein MTFKKVARIIHLWLGLASGLVVFIVSITGCIFAFEEELFHLFHRRLVYVGAPASAPVLPASLLKARAQQALGNADTINAVNVYGDPRMAYEFNVFQGSHQADNGLFEHPGLNWKRVYVNQYTGEINGVFDMEWEFFITVRAIHQNLLLDPQIGSPIVGSATIIFMVLLLSGLVLWWPQNRAAARQRFRFKWKETTRWKRRNYDLHNIPGFYVLIVGLFLGLTGIVWSFQWWENTVYRMLDGQVVQFKLARNPNPGGAHHATLLDRQLETLRSVYPDFKRIYLSEISSTNTLLAAVNRPGKDLWTHYDYHQYDLTTGREYDRLLHNSKTRGQKWRNSNYDLHTGKTLGLPGMILAFAASLVCASLPVTGTIIWWGRKKNHQKKRT, encoded by the coding sequence ATGACCTTCAAAAAAGTCGCCCGCATAATTCACCTCTGGCTCGGACTCGCGTCCGGGCTGGTGGTGTTTATCGTGAGCATTACCGGTTGCATTTTTGCATTTGAAGAAGAGCTTTTCCACCTATTTCACCGGCGGCTCGTGTACGTGGGCGCGCCGGCTAGCGCTCCCGTCCTTCCGGCTTCCCTGCTGAAAGCCCGTGCGCAACAGGCATTGGGTAACGCGGATACGATCAATGCCGTGAATGTTTACGGGGACCCGCGCATGGCCTATGAATTCAATGTCTTCCAGGGATCACATCAGGCGGATAATGGCCTGTTCGAACATCCCGGCCTGAACTGGAAGCGGGTTTACGTGAACCAGTACACGGGTGAGATAAATGGCGTTTTCGACATGGAATGGGAATTTTTTATCACCGTGAGGGCCATTCATCAGAACCTGTTGCTCGATCCGCAGATCGGTAGCCCGATTGTCGGCTCGGCGACGATCATTTTCATGGTGCTGCTCCTTTCGGGCCTGGTGCTTTGGTGGCCGCAAAACAGAGCCGCGGCGCGGCAGCGGTTCCGGTTCAAATGGAAAGAAACCACCCGCTGGAAAAGACGGAATTACGATTTACACAACATTCCCGGGTTTTATGTCCTGATAGTAGGCCTGTTCCTCGGGCTTACCGGAATCGTATGGTCGTTTCAGTGGTGGGAAAATACTGTGTACCGCATGCTCGACGGCCAGGTGGTACAATTTAAACTTGCCCGAAACCCCAACCCCGGCGGAGCACACCACGCTACATTGCTCGACCGCCAACTGGAAACGCTGCGGTCGGTTTATCCTGACTTTAAGCGGATTTATCTTTCAGAAATCTCATCCACCAACACCCTGCTCGCGGCGGTGAACCGTCCCGGCAAAGACCTTTGGACGCACTACGATTACCACCAGTATGACCTCACAACCGGCCGCGAATACGACCGTTTACTGCACAATTCCAAAACCCGCGGCCAGAAATGGCGTAACAGCAATTACGATCTTCACACCGGCAAAACCCTGGGCCTGCCCGGTATGATCCTCGCCTTCGCCGCCAGCCTCGTATGCGCGAGCCTGCCTGTTACCGGGACTATCATTTGGTGGGGAAGAAAGAAGAATCACCAGAAAAAACGCACTTAA
- a CDS encoding FecR family protein, with protein sequence MELLVVLSFPNMRPDRQLLDKYLAGQCTPDEQRAVEQWLQADRLDADLPPAPDETGATERIWDEIQHLPSSRPARSTRLMWLAGLAASVLLVVGISWLFTPAKTVRVAERVAPSARKQTIVLHSPAGKREKFTLPDGSRIHLNAGSSLEYAEPFDRTVALRGEGYFEIARDTLHPFRIATARTQVTVLGTVFNLKAYENEPLTELVVKEGKVRFADIRDESRQLILTADQRGAFANGRRPEKTSVHPARYFAWRDNRLVFQDQKLSEIVPVLERWYGVKITIRSKELAGLRYIGTFQDQSLQRVMEHISYALDFKYQLNDHQLTIY encoded by the coding sequence GTGGAACTACTGGTTGTACTATCGTTCCCCAATATGCGCCCCGACCGGCAACTTCTCGACAAATACCTTGCAGGCCAATGCACGCCCGACGAACAGCGTGCCGTTGAGCAATGGCTGCAAGCCGACCGGTTGGATGCCGATTTGCCGCCCGCACCGGACGAAACCGGGGCTACGGAGCGGATCTGGGACGAAATACAGCACCTTCCTTCAAGCCGGCCTGCCCGCAGCACCCGGCTGATGTGGCTGGCCGGGCTGGCTGCCAGCGTACTGCTGGTAGTGGGCATTAGCTGGCTATTCACTCCGGCAAAGACGGTTCGCGTGGCCGAACGGGTGGCGCCGTCTGCCCGGAAACAAACCATCGTCCTGCATTCACCCGCCGGCAAGCGGGAAAAATTCACGTTGCCCGACGGCAGCCGCATACACCTCAACGCCGGCAGCAGCCTGGAATACGCCGAGCCGTTCGACCGCACCGTTGCCTTGCGCGGCGAGGGCTATTTCGAGATCGCCCGCGATACGCTGCACCCGTTCCGCATTGCCACCGCGCGCACGCAGGTAACCGTGCTCGGCACGGTGTTCAACCTGAAAGCCTATGAAAATGAGCCACTGACGGAGCTGGTGGTAAAAGAAGGAAAGGTACGCTTCGCAGACATCCGCGACGAAAGCCGCCAGCTCATCCTCACCGCCGACCAGCGCGGGGCATTTGCCAACGGTAGACGTCCCGAAAAAACGAGCGTCCACCCCGCCCGCTACTTTGCATGGCGCGATAACAGGCTTGTTTTTCAGGACCAGAAACTTTCGGAGATCGTGCCGGTGCTGGAACGCTGGTATGGAGTAAAAATCACGATTCGATCCAAAGAGCTGGCCGGATTGCGCTACATCGGTACGTTTCAGGACCAGTCGTTACAGCGTGTGATGGAGCACATCAGCTATGCGCTGGATTTTAAGTATCAATTAAACGATCACCAATTGACCATCTATTAA
- a CDS encoding TonB-dependent receptor has protein sequence MKSLFQNSSPFPYPTKIPGSQARPSRLSRLFILLIFMAFTAASAHSQSSVLQKRITVQQADIALGDALLLLGDKAGCTFSYSSSLIDPQRKVQLQYDNVPLGRILEDLLGEVAKGARVQDNGSGVPQVAIRPVRRTGAIKGEIRTSDGKPAGFVNVSIKGLGKGTVADENGSFTIRNVPDGAQTVVVRLIGYEAVEQACTVEPGMVSELPVIHIQESSSTLQEVIVQGNVNAFANKETDYAARMPLKNLENAQVYNVISKEFLNQQLVVDYKDALKTAPGVVPFISAAGTNLAYIRGFPVQASVRNGLATQTWTLVDPGNIERIEILKGPSGTLFGANNVSFGAVVNRVTKKPMETFRGELSYSLGSWNLSRLLVDINAPVNADKTALFRVNAALHEEKTFQNFGGNKSYIVAPSFSYKVNDRLSFLFETEFFKGQMIQQPYNVLTTDVTFRNLNALKPFYKNSFAGSDLEGTKISNNFYAVSNYRISDRWTSQTGLAYSFNREADQFQLTANWLNDTTVARTFWKNLRRDFSTLNLQQNFNGEYYTGNMRHRIVLGINLIRNTDDRFVVEDPRYDTLNPARPFKPFFRDKADAIVARSTIQNSHLDWMTYSAYFSNVSNITDRLLLMLSLRFDRYDKNNSTRNGTVSVDAYQQNALSPKLGLIYQVVKDQVSLFANYMNGFNNVGPVTQPNGEVLELKPQRANQWEGGVKMETFNKKLSATVSIYDIRVSNSTRTNEQQFTVQDGTQRSRGTDLEIIANPLKGLNIQAGYSYNKNTYLKADESMEGKWVTGSPKNIFTAWLTYKHTGRVLNNVGVGFGGNYVDDVFYDAANLFVVPAYTLLNGTVYYEKAKWRIGLKVNNITNTEYFNAWSYPQPTRQLIGNLTFKF, from the coding sequence ATGAAATCTTTATTTCAGAACAGTAGCCCATTTCCCTACCCTACCAAAATACCCGGCTCCCAGGCTCGGCCGTCACGGCTGTCACGCCTTTTCATCCTACTCATATTCATGGCATTCACCGCTGCGAGCGCGCATTCGCAAAGCAGCGTTCTCCAAAAACGCATTACGGTGCAGCAGGCCGACATCGCGCTCGGCGACGCGCTTTTGCTCCTGGGCGACAAAGCGGGATGCACATTTTCATACAGCAGCAGCCTAATCGACCCGCAGCGGAAAGTGCAGCTGCAATACGATAACGTTCCGCTCGGCCGGATCCTCGAAGACCTGCTCGGCGAGGTGGCAAAGGGCGCCCGCGTGCAGGATAATGGAAGCGGTGTGCCGCAGGTAGCGATCCGGCCCGTGCGGCGTACGGGCGCTATCAAAGGGGAGATCCGCACGTCCGACGGCAAGCCTGCCGGGTTTGTGAATGTGAGCATCAAAGGCCTGGGCAAGGGCACCGTGGCCGACGAAAATGGCTCGTTTACGATCCGCAATGTGCCCGACGGCGCGCAAACGGTGGTCGTCCGGCTGATCGGCTATGAGGCCGTGGAGCAGGCTTGCACGGTGGAGCCCGGAATGGTGTCGGAGCTGCCGGTGATCCACATCCAGGAAAGTTCGAGCACACTTCAGGAAGTGATCGTGCAGGGCAATGTGAATGCATTTGCCAACAAGGAAACCGACTATGCGGCCCGGATGCCGCTCAAAAACCTCGAAAACGCGCAGGTTTATAATGTTATTTCAAAAGAATTTCTGAACCAGCAGCTCGTGGTCGACTACAAGGATGCGCTCAAAACCGCTCCGGGCGTGGTGCCGTTCATCAGCGCAGCGGGAACCAACCTGGCCTACATCCGCGGCTTTCCCGTGCAGGCGTCGGTGCGGAACGGCCTCGCCACGCAAACGTGGACGCTCGTGGACCCGGGCAACATCGAACGCATTGAAATCCTGAAAGGTCCGTCGGGGACGCTGTTCGGGGCTAACAATGTGTCGTTCGGGGCGGTGGTGAACCGGGTGACCAAGAAACCGATGGAAACCTTCCGCGGCGAGCTGTCGTATTCGCTCGGAAGCTGGAACCTGAGCCGCCTGCTGGTGGACATCAATGCGCCGGTGAATGCCGACAAAACTGCGCTTTTCCGGGTAAATGCCGCCCTTCACGAAGAGAAAACCTTCCAGAATTTCGGCGGGAACAAAAGCTACATTGTCGCGCCGAGTTTTTCCTATAAAGTGAATGACAGGCTTTCGTTTCTCTTCGAGACGGAGTTTTTTAAAGGACAAATGATCCAGCAGCCCTATAATGTGCTCACCACGGACGTTACCTTCCGTAATCTCAATGCATTAAAACCATTTTACAAAAACTCTTTCGCCGGCTCCGACCTGGAAGGCACCAAAATTTCCAACAACTTTTACGCAGTTTCCAACTACCGCATTTCGGACCGCTGGACGTCCCAAACCGGCCTGGCTTACAGTTTCAACCGCGAAGCAGACCAGTTCCAGCTCACGGCCAACTGGCTGAACGACACCACCGTTGCACGGACTTTCTGGAAAAACCTCCGCCGGGATTTTTCAACGCTCAACCTGCAACAGAATTTCAATGGTGAATACTATACCGGCAACATGCGCCACCGGATCGTGCTGGGCATTAACCTCATCCGCAACACCGACGACCGCTTCGTGGTGGAAGACCCGCGGTACGATACGCTGAACCCCGCGCGGCCATTCAAGCCGTTTTTCAGGGATAAGGCCGATGCCATCGTGGCCCGCTCGACCATCCAGAACTCCCATCTCGACTGGATGACGTACAGTGCCTATTTTTCCAATGTATCCAACATTACCGACCGCTTGCTGCTCATGCTCAGCCTGCGATTCGACCGCTACGACAAAAACAACAGCACCCGAAACGGGACCGTGTCCGTGGACGCCTACCAGCAGAACGCGCTTTCGCCGAAGCTGGGATTGATTTACCAGGTCGTGAAGGACCAGGTATCGCTTTTCGCGAATTATATGAATGGTTTCAACAACGTGGGCCCGGTGACGCAGCCGAACGGCGAAGTCCTCGAACTGAAACCGCAGCGCGCCAACCAATGGGAAGGCGGGGTGAAGATGGAGACGTTCAATAAGAAACTCAGCGCGACCGTCAGCATTTACGACATCCGCGTGAGCAACTCTACGCGTACCAACGAGCAGCAATTTACCGTGCAGGACGGCACGCAGCGCAGCCGTGGTACCGATTTGGAAATCATCGCAAACCCACTCAAAGGACTCAACATTCAGGCGGGTTATTCATACAACAAAAACACCTACCTGAAAGCCGATGAATCCATGGAAGGCAAATGGGTAACCGGCTCGCCGAAGAACATTTTCACCGCATGGCTCACCTACAAGCACACCGGCCGGGTGCTGAACAATGTGGGCGTCGGTTTCGGCGGAAATTATGTGGATGATGTGTTTTACGATGCGGCGAACCTTTTTGTGGTGCCGGCCTACACCCTGCTCAACGGTACGGTCTACTATGAGAAAGCGAAATGGCGCATCGGCCTCAAGGTGAACAACATCACCAATACGGAGTACTTCAATGCATGGAGCTACCCACAGCCGACGAGACAGCTCATCGGTAACCTGACTTTCAAATTCTGA
- a CDS encoding RNA polymerase sigma-70 factor, whose translation MDAPDHETVIHLNESKSFEQVYLMYAKPLIRLSYSMLQDVQESEEIVQTVFHSLWERRDTLIVHSSIEAYLVRAVKLKAMQYLRDKSNEQKHIALFSQQLARGQNDTEQRIEYKLLTDRLETLTAGLPGQCQQVFTLSRKKGMTNSEISSLLNITEKAVENQITRALRYLRKGLVGYINS comes from the coding sequence ATGGACGCTCCCGATCATGAAACGGTAATCCACCTCAACGAGTCGAAGTCGTTTGAGCAGGTCTATCTGATGTATGCGAAGCCGCTTATCAGGTTGTCCTACTCCATGTTGCAGGATGTGCAGGAGTCCGAAGAAATAGTGCAAACGGTTTTCCATTCATTGTGGGAACGGCGAGATACGCTTATTGTTCATTCTTCGATAGAAGCCTACCTGGTGCGCGCCGTGAAGCTGAAAGCCATGCAATACCTGCGCGATAAATCCAATGAACAGAAGCATATCGCCCTGTTTTCGCAGCAGCTCGCCCGCGGACAAAACGATACCGAGCAGCGGATCGAGTACAAGCTGCTCACCGACCGCCTCGAAACCCTCACGGCCGGATTACCCGGACAATGCCAGCAGGTATTCACCCTCAGCCGCAAAAAAGGCATGACCAACAGTGAAATCTCCAGCCTGCTCAATATCACCGAAAAAGCGGTTGAAAATCAGATCACCCGGGCGCTGCGCTACCTGCGCAAGGGCCTGGTGGGGTACATTAATTCCTGA